From a region of the Bermanella marisrubri genome:
- a CDS encoding DUF2798 domain-containing protein has translation MIPAKYQRFVFAFFMALFMSGFMSLVISVFNVGFVADIGVIWLKAWSFAFVVAFPTVIFVAPIVQKITARLVN, from the coding sequence ATGATTCCTGCCAAATACCAGCGCTTTGTTTTTGCTTTTTTCATGGCGCTATTTATGTCCGGCTTTATGTCTCTCGTGATCAGTGTATTCAACGTGGGGTTTGTCGCTGATATCGGTGTTATTTGGTTGAAGGCGTGGAGTTTTGCTTTTGTCGTTGCATTTCCGACGGTGATTTTTGTCGCGCCTATTGTGCAAAAAATCACTGCAAGGCTTGTGAATTAA
- a CDS encoding glutamine--tRNA ligase/YqeY domain fusion protein has translation MTEATAKPVNFIAKVITEDLENGKHSNIVTRFPPEPNGYLHIGHAKSICLNFGLAEQFGGQCNLRFDDTNPEKEEDEYVNSIKEDVSWLGFQWAGEIHYTSDYFDQLHDWAVHLIKEGKAYVCELSPEQAKEYRGSFDEPGKNSPFRDRSVEENLELFAKMRAGDFDEGKASLRAKIDMASPNMNMRDPVIYRIKKAHHHQTGDKWCIYPSYDFAHGQSDAIEGITHSVCTLEFADHRPLYDWFIENLPTPAEPHQYEFGRLNINYMVTSKRKLRALVEGGVVAGWDDPRMPTISGMRRRGYTPTAIRNFCDSLAVAKTDGTVDIAQLEHFIRDDLNQNAPRAMCVINPLKVVISNLSDDHEETFSVPYMQDREDLGQREMPFTKELFIDQADFKEEYSKKFKKKFCVGKRIRLRHGYVLEADGFEKDADGNITQVNATLIEDTLGKDPADGDKPKGVVHWVSAKHAKEAELRTYDRLFLDANPDSGKKDFMESINPESLIVKTGLIEPALANVESETVFQFEREGYYVADRKDHTADKPVFNLTIGLRADKALSN, from the coding sequence ATGACAGAAGCAACGGCTAAACCAGTCAACTTTATTGCCAAAGTAATTACCGAAGACCTAGAGAACGGCAAGCACAGCAACATCGTTACCCGTTTTCCTCCTGAGCCAAATGGCTACTTACACATTGGTCACGCCAAATCCATCTGCTTGAACTTCGGCCTAGCCGAACAGTTTGGCGGTCAATGTAACTTGCGCTTTGACGATACCAACCCAGAGAAAGAAGAAGACGAGTACGTTAACTCCATTAAGGAAGACGTGTCTTGGTTGGGCTTTCAATGGGCCGGGGAAATTCATTACACGTCAGATTATTTCGACCAGCTACACGACTGGGCTGTGCATTTAATTAAAGAGGGTAAAGCGTACGTTTGTGAACTAAGCCCTGAACAAGCGAAAGAGTATCGTGGCAGCTTTGATGAGCCAGGTAAAAATAGCCCGTTCCGCGACCGCAGTGTCGAAGAGAATCTTGAGCTGTTTGCGAAAATGCGCGCTGGAGACTTCGATGAGGGTAAAGCGTCTTTGCGTGCCAAGATTGATATGGCGTCACCGAACATGAACATGCGTGACCCTGTTATCTACCGTATTAAGAAAGCTCATCATCACCAAACGGGTGATAAGTGGTGTATTTACCCAAGCTATGACTTTGCTCATGGTCAGTCAGATGCCATTGAAGGCATTACCCATTCTGTGTGTACGCTGGAATTTGCTGATCACCGTCCGTTGTACGATTGGTTTATTGAAAACCTACCCACACCAGCGGAGCCGCATCAGTATGAGTTCGGTCGCTTGAACATCAATTACATGGTGACCAGTAAACGTAAATTGCGTGCATTGGTTGAAGGCGGTGTGGTTGCCGGTTGGGATGATCCTCGTATGCCAACCATCAGCGGTATGCGTCGTCGCGGTTATACACCGACTGCGATTCGTAATTTCTGCGATAGTTTGGCCGTAGCAAAAACCGACGGTACCGTGGACATTGCACAGTTAGAGCACTTCATTCGTGATGACTTAAATCAAAACGCGCCGCGTGCTATGTGTGTGATCAACCCACTTAAAGTGGTGATCTCAAATTTATCTGATGATCATGAAGAAACCTTTTCTGTGCCTTACATGCAAGATCGTGAAGACTTAGGTCAGCGCGAGATGCCGTTTACAAAAGAGTTATTCATTGATCAGGCTGACTTTAAAGAAGAGTACAGCAAGAAATTCAAGAAAAAATTCTGTGTCGGTAAGCGTATTCGTTTACGTCACGGTTATGTGTTAGAAGCTGACGGTTTTGAAAAAGATGCCGACGGTAATATCACTCAAGTGAATGCAACTTTGATTGAAGATACCTTGGGGAAAGATCCAGCCGATGGTGATAAGCCTAAGGGCGTGGTGCATTGGGTAAGCGCTAAGCATGCAAAAGAAGCTGAGCTGCGTACCTATGATCGCTTGTTCTTGGATGCCAATCCAGACAGCGGCAAAAAAGACTTTATGGAAAGCATTAATCCAGAGTCTTTAATTGTAAAAACCGGTTTGATTGAACCTGCGTTGGCCAACGTAGAAAGTGAAACCGTGTTCCAGTTTGAACGTGAAGGTTATTATGTAGCTGATCGTAAAGATCATACTGCGGATAAGCCTGTGTTCAACTTAACTATTGGTCTACGTGCAGATAAGGCACTAAGTAATTAA
- a CDS encoding cation:proton antiporter, translating to MPHEIGLITILAAGFGLALVLGFIVQRLGLPTLVGYLLAGIVIGPHTPGFTADIGLAGQLAEIGVMLLMFGVGLHFSLNDLLSVKRIAVPGAIVQILVALSMGMGLAIAWGWSIGEAIVFGFCLSVASTVVLLRALESGGILNSMNGRIAVGWLVVEDLVMVLLLVLLPAFAAPVAEGESLNLVSVSQVVGITLLKVAAFIIFMLVVGKRLFPKILWMVASSGSRELFTLCVVAAAVAFAYGASILFDVSFALGAFFAGMMMRESEFAHRAADESLPLRDAFAVLFFVSVGMLFDPMVLIEHPVHVLLTTLVVILGKTLAAVALVLLFRYPLSTALTVGVSLAQIGEFSFILAGLGMSLGLVSDEAMSLVLAAAMLSIALNPALFVVIKPLREWVLKRSFWARKLDARDDPLAQLPLSVDQSLLKGQAVLVGYGTIGRPIAKAFDEHDVKVVIAEAQRERVDALREKGRLAVTGDAGEPVVLVQAHIMHASLLIITIKDLIKVRQMIDTARTLNPEIKILLCAQSDEEAELMRKQYDVETFLAENELANAISNRALQHWKSISH from the coding sequence ATGCCCCATGAAATTGGATTAATTACGATTCTCGCTGCGGGTTTTGGTTTAGCTCTTGTTCTTGGTTTTATTGTACAGCGTTTGGGGTTGCCTACACTTGTGGGTTACTTGCTCGCGGGTATCGTCATTGGCCCACACACTCCTGGCTTTACGGCTGATATCGGCTTAGCCGGTCAGCTCGCTGAAATCGGCGTCATGCTTTTAATGTTTGGTGTCGGTTTACATTTCTCCCTCAATGATCTTCTTTCCGTAAAACGTATCGCTGTTCCAGGCGCTATCGTGCAAATTCTGGTTGCTCTTTCCATGGGCATGGGCCTAGCGATTGCTTGGGGATGGAGTATCGGTGAAGCGATCGTCTTTGGTTTTTGTTTAAGCGTTGCCAGTACCGTGGTCTTGCTGCGAGCGTTGGAGAGCGGCGGTATTTTAAACTCTATGAATGGACGAATTGCTGTTGGCTGGTTGGTTGTCGAAGATCTCGTCATGGTATTGCTACTGGTTTTATTGCCAGCGTTTGCAGCACCAGTAGCGGAAGGCGAGAGCCTCAATCTTGTTTCTGTCAGCCAAGTGGTTGGTATCACGTTATTAAAAGTCGCTGCGTTCATTATTTTTATGTTGGTGGTCGGTAAGCGCCTTTTCCCAAAGATTCTTTGGATGGTTGCCTCCAGTGGTTCTCGCGAACTTTTTACACTATGTGTCGTAGCTGCTGCCGTTGCTTTCGCTTATGGTGCTTCAATTTTGTTTGATGTGTCGTTCGCATTGGGAGCATTCTTTGCTGGCATGATGATGCGTGAATCCGAATTTGCCCATCGTGCGGCGGATGAGTCTTTGCCATTGCGAGATGCGTTTGCAGTTTTATTCTTTGTGTCTGTCGGTATGTTGTTCGACCCAATGGTGCTGATTGAGCATCCTGTACATGTCTTGCTAACCACTCTTGTTGTAATTTTGGGAAAAACATTGGCTGCTGTTGCGTTGGTTTTATTGTTCCGCTATCCGTTGAGCACAGCGCTTACGGTTGGTGTGAGTCTTGCGCAAATAGGCGAATTTAGCTTTATTCTAGCTGGGCTTGGGATGAGCCTAGGGCTAGTGTCTGATGAGGCAATGAGTTTAGTGCTAGCAGCCGCTATGTTATCTATTGCTTTAAATCCTGCGTTATTTGTTGTGATAAAACCGTTGCGAGAATGGGTATTAAAACGCAGTTTTTGGGCACGTAAGTTAGATGCTCGAGATGACCCATTGGCTCAGCTTCCTTTGAGTGTTGATCAGTCGCTTCTAAAGGGGCAAGCCGTTTTAGTGGGTTACGGGACGATAGGTCGCCCAATTGCAAAAGCGTTTGATGAGCACGATGTCAAAGTGGTTATTGCAGAGGCTCAGCGCGAACGGGTTGATGCTCTGCGAGAAAAAGGGCGTTTAGCTGTAACTGGTGATGCAGGCGAGCCCGTGGTATTGGTGCAAGCCCATATTATGCATGCATCGCTCTTAATTATTACCATTAAAGACTTAATTAAAGTTCGCCAAATGATTGATACAGCACGAACCTTGAATCCAGAAATTAAAATCCTTTTGTGTGCGCAAAGTGATGAAGAAGCAGAGCTTATGCGTAAGCAATATGATGTGGAAACCTTCTTAGCGGAAAATGAATTGGCGAATGCCATTAGTAATCGTGCTTTGCAGCATTGGAAGTCAATTTCCCACTGA
- a CDS encoding BCCT family transporter gives MENIKQESIRTPAAQGPPKAWYQLVDLPVFAISGGLLLLFALLALYDLDLVSTTVNQSFAVSTKLFGAYWQVLLLFTFFIGLYLAFGRTGHVVLGGTDQPEMSTFRWTSIIMCTLLAGGGVFWAAAEPMAHFTSQPPLFSDAEAGSLAAAHNALAQSFMHWGFLAWAILGSLTGIVFMYLHYEKGLPLKPRTLLYPVFGERALKGPIGTFTDAACVLAVVAGTVGPIGFLGLQVSFGLDKLFGIPDTYSTQLVILGSLITLYTISSVTGVTKGIQILSRFNVILAVVLMLVILVFGPTAFLVDGFLQSFGTYIDQFIPMATFRANPAWLDWWTVFFWGWFLGYGPLMAMFVARISRGRTIRDMILLISVLAPVITCIWFTIVGGSGLFYELENPGVISEPFTGFNLPAALLAITENLPMGFIMSVLFLILTTVFVATTGDSMTYAVSMVMTGHDHPHTGVRIFWGIMMGVIAAILISMGSGGISALQKFIVVTAVPVSLILLPSLWTAPRIAKQMQKEQGK, from the coding sequence ATGGAAAATATTAAACAAGAATCGATCCGCACACCTGCGGCTCAAGGTCCACCCAAGGCTTGGTATCAACTTGTCGACCTTCCGGTATTTGCCATCAGTGGCGGCCTTCTTTTACTTTTCGCTCTTCTTGCCCTTTACGATTTAGACTTGGTATCCACTACCGTCAATCAAAGCTTTGCTGTTTCAACCAAACTTTTTGGAGCTTATTGGCAGGTTCTATTACTATTCACGTTTTTTATTGGTTTGTATCTCGCTTTTGGTCGCACAGGTCATGTGGTTCTGGGTGGTACCGATCAACCTGAGATGTCCACCTTCCGCTGGACGTCCATTATTATGTGTACCCTGCTCGCCGGTGGTGGCGTGTTTTGGGCAGCGGCCGAACCCATGGCGCACTTCACATCTCAACCACCTTTATTTAGCGATGCCGAAGCTGGCTCTTTAGCGGCGGCCCATAACGCACTGGCACAAAGCTTCATGCACTGGGGCTTCTTAGCATGGGCCATTTTAGGCAGTCTAACGGGTATTGTGTTCATGTACCTGCATTATGAAAAAGGCTTACCATTAAAGCCTCGTACTCTGCTTTATCCTGTATTTGGAGAACGCGCTTTAAAAGGCCCAATCGGCACTTTTACCGATGCGGCATGTGTACTTGCAGTGGTAGCAGGTACAGTTGGCCCCATTGGTTTCTTAGGTCTGCAAGTCAGCTTTGGCCTCGACAAATTATTTGGCATTCCCGATACCTATTCCACGCAGCTCGTGATCTTAGGCAGCTTAATCACGCTCTATACCATTTCATCGGTTACCGGCGTGACAAAAGGCATACAAATCCTGAGTCGCTTCAACGTCATTTTGGCGGTTGTTTTGATGTTGGTGATTTTGGTGTTTGGTCCAACTGCATTTTTAGTAGATGGCTTCTTACAAAGCTTTGGCACCTACATTGATCAGTTCATTCCTATGGCTACCTTTCGTGCGAATCCTGCCTGGCTAGATTGGTGGACGGTATTCTTCTGGGGTTGGTTCTTAGGTTATGGCCCGCTCATGGCCATGTTCGTGGCGCGCATTTCCCGTGGTCGCACCATTCGTGACATGATTTTGCTGATTTCTGTATTGGCTCCCGTGATTACCTGTATTTGGTTCACCATCGTGGGTGGCTCAGGTTTATTCTATGAATTAGAAAACCCAGGGGTGATTTCAGAGCCCTTTACAGGCTTCAACTTGCCTGCGGCTCTATTGGCGATTACCGAGAATCTACCCATGGGCTTTATCATGTCGGTACTGTTTTTGATTTTAACCACAGTGTTCGTCGCCACCACAGGTGATTCCATGACCTATGCAGTCTCTATGGTTATGACAGGACACGATCATCCGCACACAGGTGTTCGTATTTTCTGGGGTATCATGATGGGTGTGATCGCTGCGATTCTCATCAGCATGGGCTCTGGCGGTATTTCTGCACTTCAGAAATTTATTGTTGTAACCGCTGTGCCGGTTTCTTTGATTCTATTACCTAGCCTTTGGACTGCACCGCGTATTGCAAAACAAATGCAAAAAGAACAAGGCAAGTAA
- the cysS gene encoding cysteine--tRNA ligase yields the protein MALQIYNTLSRQKEEFKPLQPGKIGMYVCGMTVYDFCHMGHARVMVSFDVIVRYLRHKGFDVNYIRNITDIDDKIIQRAAENGEPFEQLVDRMVDAMNEDFAKLNILTPNSEPRATQHIDGIIKMVETLIEKGFAYAAKNGDVYYRVRKFDGYGKLSGKILEELESGARIAVEEEKEDPLDFVLWKSAKPEEPSWDSPWGQGRPGWHIECSVMSTCCLGNNFDIHGGGPDLKFPHHENEIAQSEAATGEHYANTWMHAGALRIDGEKMSKSLGNFFTIRDILEKYDAEVIRFFLSSVQYRSAINYSEDGLKDAEAKLDRLYNAIHGCDLSAVIDEQDAVVQDTRERFEAAMDDDFNTPKAIAVLFDLVNEINKKEGAEKNPLAALLVELSSILGCLQSDPDNYLQRGVTLDDAYIQGKIQERAQAKKDKDFALADKIREDLDAQGIILQDSREGTTWVKK from the coding sequence ATGGCATTACAGATTTACAACACCTTAAGTCGACAGAAAGAAGAATTTAAACCGTTACAACCGGGTAAAATCGGTATGTATGTGTGTGGTATGACGGTTTACGATTTCTGTCACATGGGCCATGCCCGCGTAATGGTGTCGTTTGATGTCATCGTACGTTATCTGCGTCACAAAGGATTTGATGTTAACTATATTCGTAACATTACAGATATAGACGATAAAATTATTCAGCGTGCTGCGGAAAATGGCGAGCCGTTTGAGCAGCTGGTGGATCGCATGGTTGATGCCATGAACGAGGATTTCGCCAAGCTAAATATACTAACGCCAAATAGCGAACCGCGAGCAACTCAGCATATCGATGGCATTATTAAAATGGTCGAAACCTTGATCGAAAAAGGTTTCGCTTACGCTGCCAAGAACGGCGATGTTTATTATCGTGTTCGCAAGTTTGATGGCTATGGCAAGCTTTCAGGAAAGATTTTAGAAGAGTTAGAAAGCGGTGCACGCATCGCAGTCGAAGAAGAAAAAGAAGATCCTTTAGACTTCGTACTCTGGAAATCAGCCAAGCCTGAAGAGCCTTCTTGGGACAGTCCATGGGGTCAAGGTCGTCCTGGTTGGCATATTGAATGTTCAGTTATGTCCACATGCTGCTTGGGCAATAATTTCGATATTCATGGTGGTGGTCCGGATTTAAAATTCCCGCACCATGAAAACGAAATTGCACAAAGTGAAGCAGCTACAGGAGAGCACTATGCCAACACCTGGATGCACGCCGGTGCATTGCGTATTGATGGTGAGAAGATGTCTAAGTCCTTAGGCAACTTCTTTACTATTCGCGATATCCTTGAAAAGTACGATGCGGAAGTGATTCGCTTCTTCTTAAGCTCGGTTCAATATCGCAGCGCAATCAACTACAGCGAAGACGGTTTGAAAGACGCAGAAGCCAAATTAGATCGTCTATACAACGCAATTCATGGTTGCGACTTAAGTGCGGTTATTGATGAGCAAGATGCAGTCGTTCAAGATACTCGGGAACGCTTTGAAGCGGCCATGGACGATGACTTTAATACACCGAAAGCCATTGCGGTATTGTTTGATCTGGTTAACGAGATCAACAAAAAAGAAGGTGCCGAGAAGAATCCATTAGCCGCTTTGTTGGTTGAACTATCGTCAATTCTTGGTTGCTTGCAAAGCGATCCAGATAATTACCTTCAGCGTGGTGTGACATTGGACGATGCCTATATTCAAGGCAAAATCCAAGAACGCGCGCAAGCGAAAAAAGATAAGGATTTTGCTTTGGCCGATAAGATTCGTGAAGACTTAGATGCGCAAGGCATTATTCTTCAAGATTCTCGTGAAGGCACTACTTGGGTGAAAAAGTAG
- a CDS encoding peptidylprolyl isomerase: MTQVVLKTSFGDIKLELNAEKAPKTVENFVNYVKDGFYNGTIFHRVIDGFMIQGGGMNEDMSQKPTTQDSIENEADNGLSNKVGAIAMARTMDPHSASSQFFINVKDNGFLDHTSKTAEGWGYCVFGEVVEGMDVVNRIKGVRTTMAAGHQDVPAEPVLIESAEIVE; this comes from the coding sequence ATGACACAAGTGGTATTAAAAACCAGCTTTGGCGACATCAAGCTTGAACTAAACGCGGAAAAAGCGCCTAAAACTGTTGAAAATTTCGTCAACTACGTGAAGGACGGTTTCTACAACGGCACTATCTTTCATCGCGTTATCGATGGCTTCATGATTCAGGGTGGCGGCATGAATGAAGACATGTCACAAAAGCCAACCACTCAAGACAGCATTGAAAACGAAGCAGACAACGGCTTAAGCAACAAAGTCGGTGCGATCGCTATGGCTCGTACCATGGATCCGCACAGTGCATCTAGCCAATTCTTCATTAACGTGAAAGACAACGGCTTTTTAGATCACACGAGTAAAACCGCTGAAGGCTGGGGTTACTGCGTGTTTGGTGAAGTAGTAGAAGGCATGGATGTGGTCAACCGCATCAAAGGCGTGCGCACAACTATGGCTGCAGGCCACCAAGACGTTCCTGCTGAACCAGTTTTAATTGAAAGCGCAGAAATCGTCGAGTAA
- a CDS encoding UDP-2,3-diacylglucosamine diphosphatase, whose product MSNNYKTQNSAFAPQGTSWFISDLHLAPEETRITAGFYDFMLQPQAGDTLFILGDFFNYWIGDDVPHPFSEKIKQLLKATSERGVKIYIMHGNRDFLIGERFCEESGCELLEDPTVIELNGEPTLLMHGDSLCTLDEAYMEFRQMARNPSWQAEFLSKSIEERMAFANQARDESQSSNSMKDEAIMDVTPEEVDLALTQNHCRHMIHGHTHRPNIHQWENQGELRQRLVLGDWYRKGWYLKVDADGFDFVQFDLPRIDESN is encoded by the coding sequence ATGTCGAATAATTATAAAACACAAAACTCTGCATTCGCGCCCCAAGGTACATCCTGGTTTATCAGTGATTTGCACCTTGCACCGGAAGAAACCCGCATTACCGCGGGTTTCTACGATTTCATGCTTCAACCGCAAGCGGGCGACACCCTATTCATCCTAGGCGATTTCTTCAACTATTGGATTGGCGATGACGTACCTCATCCCTTTTCCGAAAAAATCAAACAGTTGTTAAAAGCCACTTCCGAGCGCGGTGTGAAAATTTACATCATGCACGGCAATCGCGACTTCCTCATCGGCGAGCGCTTTTGTGAAGAAAGCGGCTGTGAATTGCTAGAAGACCCGACTGTGATTGAACTTAATGGCGAACCGACTCTGCTCATGCATGGCGATAGTCTATGTACGCTTGATGAAGCGTATATGGAATTTCGTCAAATGGCCCGCAACCCAAGCTGGCAAGCGGAATTCCTGAGCAAAAGCATTGAAGAACGCATGGCATTTGCCAACCAAGCGCGCGATGAAAGCCAAAGCAGCAATAGCATGAAAGACGAAGCGATTATGGATGTGACGCCGGAGGAAGTGGATCTCGCATTAACGCAAAACCATTGCCGTCACATGATTCATGGTCACACCCACCGTCCCAACATTCACCAGTGGGAAAACCAAGGTGAGCTGCGCCAGCGCCTCGTCTTGGGCGATTGGTATCGCAAGGGTTGGTATTTGAAAGTTGATGCTGACGGATTCGATTTTGTGCAGTTTGATTTACCCAGAATCGACGAATCTAATTAG